The Nonlabens sp. Hel1_33_55 genome contains the following window.
GTGAATGATTGTTGATGTGTTTCGCTTTCGCGAAAGCGAACTATTCAAAAACCTATTGCTTCTATTAAAATTTAGTTTCAAGTTTTATGTAATCCAGAAATTCACTCTTCACCTGCGGGTCCTTAAATTTCCCGCCGAACTCGCCAGTAACCGTGCTGCTATCAATATCGCGTATCCCGCGGCTATTCACGCACAAATGCTTAGCATCAATGACACAAGCAACATCTTCTGTATTTAAAACTTGCTGTAACTCTCGTACGATCTGGATATTTAATCGCTCTTGAACTTGAGGACGTTTTGCATAGTAGTCAACAATACGATTCATTTTAGAAAGGCCTACAACATTACCGTTGGATATGTAAGCGACGTGAGCGCGACCTACTATAGGTAATAAGTGATGTTCACAAGTGGAGTAGAGGACGATGTTCTTTTCCACGAGCATTTCGTTGTATTTGTACTTGTTCTCAAAAGTAGATGCGCTGGGCTTCATTTGAGGTCGCAAGCCACCAAATATCTCATTCACAAACATTTTTGCCACGCGGTTGGGAGTGCCCTTCAAGCTATCGTCAGTCATGTCCATTCCTAATGTGACTAGGATTTCATGGACGTTTTTCTTTATGGATTCTATTTTTTCGGCATCAGATAATTTGAAGGCATCTTCCCTTAACGGAGTTTGCTCGTTAGAGGATAAGTGATCCTGGTCTTCCATATTATCTAAAAAATCTTCTACTTTCATACAAATCATGCAGGTTTCCTGCGGTAAAAATTA
Protein-coding sequences here:
- the folE gene encoding GTP cyclohydrolase I FolE; its protein translation is MKVEDFLDNMEDQDHLSSNEQTPLREDAFKLSDAEKIESIKKNVHEILVTLGMDMTDDSLKGTPNRVAKMFVNEIFGGLRPQMKPSASTFENKYKYNEMLVEKNIVLYSTCEHHLLPIVGRAHVAYISNGNVVGLSKMNRIVDYYAKRPQVQERLNIQIVRELQQVLNTEDVACVIDAKHLCVNSRGIRDIDSSTVTGEFGGKFKDPQVKSEFLDYIKLETKF